Below is a genomic region from Paenibacillus rhizovicinus.
GCTGTGGGATCGGCATTTCATGACCGATGCTATTGAACCTATCGCTTCTGGCGTCCCCTTGCGATTGAAGCATTCTGATTATGACACATTTAATGCACAGGCTGCTGCATACGCCGCAACCGTAACTCAGGAGCAATTGATCGATGCCACTGTTGCACAGCGTCAGCAGCTGATCGATCTGCTTCAATCCTTATCCATTACACAGCGCGAAACAACATATTTGGACTTAGACGGCAATCCTTTTACGATCCATGCCTATCTCATTGATTTTATAGATCATGACAGGCATCATCGACTGCAAATTGCGCATTTTCTACTCAATTGAATCGTATTGATTGACAGTTCTTTTTCGCATGCTCTATGATACTTACAATAATGATGATACGGACCTGTGAGGAAGCACCTTCAGCCGAAATGGCGGAGGTGTTTTTTGTTATGTATACCCAAATTTGCAGCGGAAGCGTATACGGCGTCGAAGGACGAATGATCGCTGTTGAAGTGGACATTTCGAGCGGACTTCCGCAAGTAAATGTGGTTGGATTGCCAGATCCCGCAGTTCGGGAATCAGTAGAGCGTGTCAGAGCAGCTGTCAAAAATTGCGGATTCGCGTTTCCAATGGAACGCATTACCGTCAATTTAGCACCGGCTGATTTGAGAAAAGAAGGAACAGCTTTCGATTTGGCTATCGCCGCAGGCGTGTTGGCCGCCAGCGCGCAACTTCGAAGCGAGCTGTTTCAAGATTTCCTCGTACTCGGCGAACTTGCCTTAAACGGCGAATTACGCGCAGTTCCCGGCGTACTTGCGATGGTCGAACAAGCGAAGCTGCGCGGAATGACCAAAGTGCTACTCCCTCGCGGCAATGCAGCCGAAGCTGCCTGTATCGAGGGAATGGAGCTGTTTGCCGTCTCGCATTTGCGCGATCTCGGCGAACCCAAATCGTCCGATCTGTCGTGGGAACCGCTTCGCTATGACTCCAATTCGGATCGAAATCATCGCCTCGACTCCGTGGCGTTTACCAAATACCAAGCCCTGCACGGCGACTTTGGCGATGTCTTAGGGCAGCATCATGCTAAACGGGCACTGCTGATCGCAGCCGCTGGCAATCACAACGTTCTATTGACGGGACCGCCAGGAACCGGTAAAACCATGCTGGCGAAACGGCTTCCCGGCATTATGCCCCCTCTCCGTGAAGAAGAAGCGCTGCAAGTAACGAAAATCTACAGCGCCGCCGGGAAACTGCCTGGCGGGATACCTTCCCTCATGCATGAACGACAGTTTCGAAGCCCTCATCATACGATTTCGGCTGCAGGTCTTATTGGAGGCGGCTCCATCCCAAGGCCTGGCGAAGTGACGCTAGCACATCGAGGCGTCCTATTCCTGGACGAGCTGCCCGAATTCTCCAGAGCAGCCCTCGAAGTGCTCAGGCAGCCATTGGAGGACCGGGAAGTGACGATCGCCCGCTCCCGCGCTGTATTTCGTTTTCCCGCGTCGTTCCTGCTTGCCGCCTCTATGAATCCTTGTCCGTGCGGCTACTACGGCCATGATTCCGACGATCAACGCTGCATATGTTCTGAAATTCAAATCGCGCGTTACAGGACCAAAATATCCGGCCCTTTGCTCGATCGAATCGATATGCATATCGAAGTCTCGCGCCCGCTTACATCCGAGGGATTGACGAGCGGAATGACAACGGAGCAGATGAGGGCAAAGGTGCTGAGCGCCGCTAACCGCAGGCTCGAGCGCGAGGATGGCCGAAGAGCTCTGAGCGAATTGGCAGGCGCTTCCCTTCGCAAAGCGGTCACGCTCACCAAGGAGGCCGAAAGCATGCTGCAGCTAGCGTTCGATTCGTTAGGCATCAGTCTACGCGCTCATGACCGTATTCTTAAGCTCGCTAGAACCATCGCCGATTTAGATGACCTTGAACGCGTCGATAGTCCGCATATAGCAGAAGCCATCGGATACAGGAGCTTGGATCGGAAGCTGCAAGCCTTGTAGCCATTTGGAAAACTGAAGAAAGCCTGTTACGAGAGCTGCTGCATACATACGCTCGTTGAAAAAAAGAGATGCCTCATC
It encodes:
- a CDS encoding YifB family Mg chelatase-like AAA ATPase, giving the protein MYTQICSGSVYGVEGRMIAVEVDISSGLPQVNVVGLPDPAVRESVERVRAAVKNCGFAFPMERITVNLAPADLRKEGTAFDLAIAAGVLAASAQLRSELFQDFLVLGELALNGELRAVPGVLAMVEQAKLRGMTKVLLPRGNAAEAACIEGMELFAVSHLRDLGEPKSSDLSWEPLRYDSNSDRNHRLDSVAFTKYQALHGDFGDVLGQHHAKRALLIAAAGNHNVLLTGPPGTGKTMLAKRLPGIMPPLREEEALQVTKIYSAAGKLPGGIPSLMHERQFRSPHHTISAAGLIGGGSIPRPGEVTLAHRGVLFLDELPEFSRAALEVLRQPLEDREVTIARSRAVFRFPASFLLAASMNPCPCGYYGHDSDDQRCICSEIQIARYRTKISGPLLDRIDMHIEVSRPLTSEGLTSGMTTEQMRAKVLSAANRRLEREDGRRALSELAGASLRKAVTLTKEAESMLQLAFDSLGISLRAHDRILKLARTIADLDDLERVDSPHIAEAIGYRSLDRKLQAL
- a CDS encoding DinB family protein, which produces MEDFSKLIVSFQSFIPFANSLRGMSAAQWNLPLQPGKWSASGIIGHIMLWDRHFMTDAIEPIASGVPLRLKHSDYDTFNAQAAAYAATVTQEQLIDATVAQRQQLIDLLQSLSITQRETTYLDLDGNPFTIHAYLIDFIDHDRHHRLQIAHFLLN